One Mycolicibacterium crocinum DNA window includes the following coding sequences:
- a CDS encoding ABC transporter substrate-binding protein: MNASRGGKRLWFAAILFTLVLPMVAACGSANPLGGGSASGDLKNLVVGSADFPESKIIAEIYAQALEANGFTVGRQFGIGSRETYIPAVRDHSIDLVPEYTGNLLQYFDSKTTVTTPDQVELALFRVLPGDLSILTPSPANDTDTVAVSEATAQKWNLKTIGDLAAHSPEVKFGAPSEFLNRTEGLPGLKAKYGLDIKPDNFVAISDGGGPATVRALTDGTVTAADIFSTSPAIPQNKLVVLEDPKNNFLAANVVPLVSSQKKSDELKTVLDAVSAKLSTQGLIDLNTAVSGNSGVDPDEAARKWIRDNGFDKPIGK, translated from the coding sequence ATGAATGCGTCGCGGGGCGGAAAGCGACTGTGGTTTGCGGCGATACTGTTCACGCTCGTGCTGCCAATGGTGGCCGCCTGTGGCAGTGCCAATCCCCTCGGTGGCGGATCGGCGTCGGGGGATCTGAAAAATCTGGTCGTCGGCTCGGCGGACTTCCCCGAATCGAAGATCATCGCCGAGATCTACGCGCAGGCCTTGGAGGCCAACGGTTTCACCGTGGGGCGGCAGTTCGGCATCGGTAGCCGCGAGACCTACATACCCGCGGTGCGCGACCACTCCATCGACCTGGTGCCCGAATACACCGGAAACCTGTTGCAGTACTTCGACTCCAAGACCACGGTGACCACACCGGATCAGGTGGAACTGGCGTTGTTCCGGGTGCTGCCCGGTGACCTGTCGATCCTGACCCCGTCACCGGCCAACGACACCGACACCGTCGCGGTCTCCGAGGCCACCGCGCAGAAGTGGAATCTCAAGACCATCGGCGATTTGGCTGCCCACTCGCCAGAGGTCAAGTTCGGTGCCCCATCGGAGTTCCTGAATCGCACCGAGGGGTTGCCGGGGCTAAAAGCCAAGTACGGCCTGGACATCAAGCCCGACAACTTCGTCGCGATCAGCGACGGCGGCGGCCCGGCAACGGTACGTGCACTGACCGACGGCACCGTCACCGCCGCGGACATTTTCAGCACCTCACCGGCGATCCCGCAGAACAAGCTGGTCGTGTTGGAGGACCCCAAGAACAACTTCCTGGCCGCCAACGTCGTGCCGCTGGTCAGTTCGCAGAAGAAGTCCGACGAGCTCAAGACGGTGCTGGACGCGGTGTCGGCGAAGCTCAGTACGCAGGGGCTTATCGATCTCAACACCGCCGTCTCCGGCAACTCCGGCGTCGACCCCGATGAGGCGGCGCGAAAGTGGATCCGTGACAACGGTTTCGACAAACCGATCGGGAAATAG
- a CDS encoding LapA family protein — MTSEPLGPTHEPTPPIPPAPPAPATSTPASVKEVKFTRAAALWSSVIAGLLVLTILLVFIAQNTESASFAFFGWHWSLPLGVAILMAAVAGGLVTVLAGAARIFQLRRAAKKNLKAARQI, encoded by the coding sequence ATGACGAGTGAACCGTTGGGCCCGACCCACGAGCCCACGCCGCCCATCCCGCCGGCGCCGCCAGCCCCGGCGACCAGCACGCCCGCGTCGGTCAAGGAAGTCAAGTTCACCCGCGCCGCGGCCCTGTGGTCTTCGGTGATCGCCGGACTGTTGGTTCTGACGATCCTGCTGGTCTTCATCGCCCAGAACACCGAATCGGCATCGTTCGCGTTCTTCGGCTGGCACTGGTCGCTACCCCTGGGCGTCGCGATCCTGATGGCGGCGGTGGCCGGCGGCCTGGTGACCGTCCTGGCCGGGGCGGCGCGCATCTTCCAACTCCGCCGCGCCGCGAAGAAGAACCTGAAGGCAGCCCGTCAGATCTAG
- a CDS encoding phosphotransferase family protein translates to MTSTDGLDLAALDRHLRSAGIPRSGELQAEFISGGRSNLTFLIFDDASKWVLRRPPLHGLTPSAHDMAREYRVVAALAGSPVPVAPAVTMRDDDSVGGAPFQMVEYVAGQVVRTRAELDALGDADVVSDCVDSLIRVLVDLHEIDPEAVGLGDFGKPIGYLERQVRRWGSQWQHVRLADDPRDADVERLHAKLAGAVPAESRSSIVHGDYRIDNTIIDPADPTIVRAVLDWEMSTLGDPLADVAVMCVQRDPMLDLISSEQKSWTAPQMPSADDMAQRYSVVSGNPLAHWNFQMALGYFKLAIIVAGIDFRRRMAADAADGDDDQAGEAVAVLISRGLQAFG, encoded by the coding sequence GTGACTTCTACCGACGGGCTCGACCTCGCGGCACTGGACCGGCACCTGCGTTCGGCAGGCATCCCGCGTAGCGGTGAGCTGCAGGCCGAGTTCATCTCCGGAGGCCGGTCCAACCTGACCTTCCTGATCTTCGACGACGCGTCCAAGTGGGTGCTGCGCCGCCCACCGCTGCACGGTCTCACTCCGTCGGCGCACGACATGGCACGCGAATACCGGGTGGTCGCAGCCCTGGCCGGCAGCCCGGTACCGGTTGCGCCCGCGGTCACCATGCGTGACGACGACTCGGTCGGGGGTGCGCCGTTCCAGATGGTCGAATACGTGGCGGGTCAAGTGGTTCGCACGCGTGCCGAGTTGGATGCGCTCGGTGACGCCGATGTGGTGAGTGATTGTGTCGACAGCCTAATCCGGGTTCTGGTCGACCTCCACGAGATCGACCCCGAGGCCGTGGGCCTCGGTGACTTCGGCAAACCCATCGGATACCTCGAACGGCAGGTGCGGCGTTGGGGTTCGCAGTGGCAGCATGTGCGGCTGGCCGACGACCCGCGCGACGCCGACGTCGAGCGGCTGCACGCCAAACTGGCCGGCGCGGTGCCCGCCGAGAGCCGGAGTTCGATCGTGCACGGCGACTATCGCATTGACAACACGATCATCGACCCTGCTGACCCGACAATCGTTCGGGCAGTTCTGGATTGGGAGATGTCCACCCTCGGTGACCCGCTGGCGGATGTCGCGGTGATGTGCGTGCAACGAGATCCGATGTTGGATCTGATTTCCAGCGAGCAGAAGTCGTGGACCGCACCGCAGATGCCGTCGGCGGACGATATGGCGCAGCGCTATTCGGTAGTGTCGGGGAACCCCTTGGCGCACTGGAACTTCCAGATGGCCCTCGGATATTTCAAGCTGGCGATCATTGTGGCCGGCATCGACTTTCGGCGGCGGATGGCCGCCGACGCCGCCGACGGTGACGATGACCAGGCAGGCGAGGCCGTCGCCGTGCTGATCAGCCGCGGCCTGCAGGCGTTCGGCTAG
- a CDS encoding histidine phosphatase family protein: protein MQLLLVRHALPHRTEAGEGADPELSEAGWEQAGRLPDALARFPITRLISSPQRRAIQTGEPVAKALGLTIDIDERLAEYDRGLSHYVPIEQVRKEKPEEWARMAEGRLPSSVDEGEFRGRIAAALSDIVAAAEHDETVAVFSHGGVINVILHELLGTKRLLSFPIDYVSITRLLYARSGFGTVAAVNTTEHVWDLLPRNQRD, encoded by the coding sequence ATGCAGCTGCTGCTCGTCAGGCACGCTTTGCCCCACCGCACCGAGGCCGGTGAAGGCGCCGATCCGGAACTGTCCGAGGCGGGCTGGGAGCAGGCCGGGCGGCTGCCCGACGCACTGGCCCGATTTCCGATCACCCGGCTGATCAGCAGCCCGCAGCGACGGGCGATCCAAACCGGCGAGCCCGTCGCAAAGGCCCTCGGCCTGACCATCGACATCGACGAGCGGCTCGCCGAGTACGACCGCGGGCTGTCCCACTACGTGCCGATCGAACAGGTACGAAAGGAGAAGCCCGAGGAGTGGGCGCGGATGGCCGAGGGCCGGCTGCCCAGCAGTGTCGACGAGGGCGAGTTTCGTGGCCGTATCGCCGCCGCGTTGTCCGATATCGTCGCGGCCGCCGAGCATGACGAGACCGTGGCCGTGTTCAGCCACGGCGGGGTGATCAACGTGATCCTGCACGAACTGCTGGGCACCAAGCGGTTGCTGTCGTTCCCGATCGACTACGTGTCGATCACCCGCCTGCTGTACGCCCGCAGCGGGTTCGGCACGGTGGCGGCCGTCAACACCACCGAACATGTTTGGGATCTCTTGCCGCGCAACCAACGCGATTAG
- a CDS encoding IS30 family transposase, whose amino-acid sequence MRPGHPPSTVRLFWARVRLGDSVDEAAIAAGVPPTTGRQWFGNAGGVKPKIVSGVARRYTRLSFLEREQIALGVAAQEPIRSIAERLDRSASTISREIKRNSSDGRNKYRPQFRFGAPWRGGPLRRPHYFASAAQGRAQRNARRRHPRKLAANQRLHDHVQTWLKDFLSPEQIAQRLVAEFPDDLEMRVSHETIYQSIYVQGKGNLRRELHLCLRTGRALRHPRRRPGERRGRIPGMVNISKRPAEVLDRALPGHWEGDLILGSTESGSAIGTVVERSTRYALLLHLPENHTAEAVQNAIVAKMSQLPALLRQTLTWDQGKEMSNHAQIAEALDLEIYFCDPHSPWQRGTNENTNGLLRQWFPKGTDLSVFPEDYLDYVAAKLNNRPRKTLGWKTPARALDELLSKPSDPPAVALAP is encoded by the coding sequence GTGCGTCCTGGTCATCCGCCTTCGACGGTTCGTTTGTTCTGGGCTCGTGTCCGCTTGGGTGATTCAGTCGATGAGGCCGCGATAGCCGCCGGCGTGCCACCGACCACTGGTAGGCAGTGGTTCGGTAACGCTGGCGGGGTGAAGCCGAAGATTGTTTCTGGTGTGGCCCGGCGATATACACGGCTGAGTTTCCTTGAGCGGGAACAGATCGCGTTGGGGGTTGCCGCCCAGGAGCCGATTCGCTCCATCGCCGAGCGGTTGGATCGGTCGGCCTCGACGATCAGCCGCGAAATCAAACGCAACAGCTCCGATGGTCGCAACAAGTACCGTCCGCAGTTCCGGTTCGGTGCACCCTGGCGGGGCGGGCCGTTGCGACGGCCGCACTATTTCGCCAGCGCCGCTCAGGGGCGCGCGCAACGCAACGCCCGCCGTCGGCACCCGCGCAAGCTGGCCGCCAACCAGCGCCTGCACGATCACGTGCAAACTTGGCTCAAGGACTTTCTCAGCCCCGAGCAGATCGCCCAGCGGCTGGTGGCGGAGTTTCCCGACGACCTGGAGATGCGCGTGTCTCACGAGACGATCTACCAGTCGATATATGTGCAGGGTAAAGGGAATTTACGTCGCGAACTCCACCTGTGCCTGCGCACCGGCCGGGCATTGCGTCATCCCCGGCGCCGCCCCGGGGAACGCCGCGGACGCATCCCGGGCATGGTCAACATCAGCAAGCGTCCCGCCGAAGTCCTCGACCGGGCGCTACCTGGGCATTGGGAGGGCGATCTGATCTTGGGCAGCACGGAGTCTGGGTCGGCGATCGGCACTGTGGTGGAGCGATCGACCCGATATGCGCTGCTGTTGCACCTGCCCGAGAATCACACCGCCGAAGCGGTGCAGAACGCGATCGTGGCCAAGATGTCGCAGTTGCCGGCGCTGCTGCGCCAGACCTTGACCTGGGATCAGGGCAAGGAGATGTCCAATCATGCACAGATCGCCGAGGCGCTCGATTTGGAGATCTACTTCTGCGACCCGCACTCCCCGTGGCAGCGCGGCACGAATGAGAACACCAATGGTCTTCTGCGCCAATGGTTCCCTAAAGGAACCGACCTGTCGGTGTTCCCCGAGGACTATCTCGACTACGTCGCCGCCAAACTCAACAACCGCCCACGCAAGACCCTCGGCTGGAAAACACCCGCCCGAGCACTCGACGAACTACTGTCCAAGCCGTCCGATCCACCCGCTGTTGCACTAGCACCTTGA
- a CDS encoding acyl-CoA dehydrogenase family protein, producing the protein MDFSLVALSREDEEFQRQVRADLAELVTDEVIQHDRQTGENFHEGLHLALGERGYLAKDFHDEANGGFTAVQRRIWELEIGRVHAPWFHWPTTMMVAKAVAKFADPDLVAELMPAVLSGHRRLCLGYTEPEGGSDVATCKTRAVRDGDAWIINGSKMFTSNAHNAQYVFLITNTDPDAPKHKSLTMFLVPLDSPGVEIQGIRTVDGDRTNITYYSDVRVDDKYRVGAVNGGWTVLRDALNAEHGTIERDTEGLQKLATMTEHILLTAEAVDRVAAVARVDDDAVAYRLGRAAARLEVALSAPAMSGRVSIAQTMREIAPDLMDILGTAASLPVGTRGAVDDGGAEYIFRLASPTGIYGGTLEIFRNMIAQQILGLGRPSYAPPAKR; encoded by the coding sequence ATGGATTTCTCCCTGGTCGCGCTGTCCCGCGAGGACGAGGAGTTTCAGCGTCAGGTGCGCGCGGACCTCGCCGAGTTGGTGACCGACGAGGTGATTCAGCACGATCGGCAGACGGGGGAGAACTTCCACGAGGGTCTGCATCTGGCGCTCGGCGAGCGCGGGTATCTGGCCAAAGACTTCCACGACGAGGCCAACGGCGGGTTCACCGCCGTGCAGCGCAGGATCTGGGAGCTGGAGATCGGCCGGGTGCACGCCCCGTGGTTCCACTGGCCGACCACGATGATGGTGGCCAAGGCGGTCGCTAAGTTCGCCGACCCGGATCTGGTCGCCGAGCTCATGCCGGCCGTCCTTTCAGGGCACCGCAGGCTGTGCCTGGGCTACACCGAGCCCGAGGGCGGGTCCGACGTCGCGACATGCAAGACGCGGGCGGTGCGGGACGGCGACGCGTGGATTATCAACGGCTCCAAGATGTTCACGTCGAACGCGCACAACGCGCAGTACGTCTTCCTGATCACCAACACCGACCCGGATGCGCCCAAACACAAGAGCCTGACGATGTTCCTGGTTCCGCTGGATTCGCCGGGCGTGGAAATCCAGGGGATCCGCACGGTCGACGGGGATCGCACCAACATCACCTACTACAGCGACGTCCGCGTCGACGACAAGTATCGCGTCGGTGCGGTCAACGGCGGCTGGACGGTGCTGCGGGACGCGCTCAACGCCGAGCACGGCACCATCGAGCGCGACACCGAAGGCCTGCAGAAGCTGGCGACGATGACCGAGCACATCCTGCTCACCGCCGAGGCCGTCGACCGGGTGGCCGCCGTGGCACGGGTGGACGACGACGCGGTGGCCTACCGACTGGGCCGCGCGGCGGCCCGCCTGGAGGTGGCGTTGAGCGCGCCGGCGATGTCGGGCCGGGTGTCGATCGCGCAGACGATGCGGGAGATCGCACCGGATCTGATGGACATCCTGGGCACCGCCGCCAGTCTGCCGGTCGGCACCAGGGGCGCGGTCGACGACGGCGGTGCAGAGTACATCTTCCGATTGGCTTCTCCCACCGGCATTTACGGCGGAACCCTGGAGATCTTCCGCAATATGATCGCCCAGCAGATCCTCGGCCTCGGTCGGCCCAGCTACGCCCCGCCGGCCAAACGTTGA
- a CDS encoding CaiB/BaiF CoA transferase family protein — MAGPLEGIKVVELGVWVAGPAAGGILADWGADVVKIEPPTGDPGRMFGRMLGLDDDANPPFEMDNRSKRSIVLDLTTDGGLATARQLLAAADVFVTNVRPDALARLDLDYEKVATLNPGLVYGLITGYGETGPEANRPAYDVAAFWARSGVADLLTRPGDSPPFQRGGMGDHMTGMTLAAAINAALVARARTGEGQLVTTSLYRQGAYTVSFDLNTFLQTGRPIAIGQRETMFNPCMNNYLTADGRRLWIVGLEADRHWPSLCRAVGRPEWLSDNRFTTARDRAINSRELIATLDEIFATKTLAEWASVFDNEPDLFWSPVNSMEDVLGDEQFHAAGGLVDVPDGGPMIATPADFHGTPWAPRSAAPQLGEHTDEILAELQQG, encoded by the coding sequence ATGGCCGGACCGCTGGAGGGCATCAAGGTTGTCGAGCTCGGCGTCTGGGTAGCCGGGCCGGCCGCTGGGGGAATCCTGGCCGACTGGGGCGCCGACGTCGTCAAGATCGAGCCTCCGACCGGTGACCCCGGCCGGATGTTCGGCCGGATGCTCGGCCTCGACGACGATGCCAACCCACCGTTCGAGATGGACAACCGGTCCAAGCGCAGCATCGTGCTCGACCTCACCACCGACGGCGGTCTGGCAACCGCTCGCCAATTGCTGGCGGCCGCAGACGTTTTCGTGACGAACGTCCGGCCCGACGCTCTTGCCCGGCTCGACCTGGACTACGAGAAGGTGGCCACGCTCAACCCGGGCCTGGTGTACGGGTTGATCACCGGATACGGCGAGACCGGACCGGAAGCCAACCGCCCGGCCTACGACGTCGCCGCGTTCTGGGCCCGCTCCGGGGTGGCGGACCTGCTGACCCGCCCCGGCGACAGCCCACCGTTCCAGCGCGGCGGGATGGGCGACCACATGACCGGGATGACGCTGGCCGCGGCGATCAACGCCGCGCTGGTCGCCCGCGCCCGCACCGGTGAAGGACAGCTGGTGACCACCTCGCTGTACCGCCAGGGCGCCTACACCGTGAGCTTCGACCTCAACACCTTCCTGCAGACCGGCAGGCCCATCGCGATCGGTCAGCGCGAGACGATGTTCAACCCGTGCATGAACAACTACCTCACCGCCGACGGCCGGCGACTCTGGATCGTCGGTCTGGAAGCCGACCGGCACTGGCCCTCGTTGTGCCGTGCGGTGGGGCGTCCGGAGTGGTTGAGCGACAACCGGTTCACCACCGCCAGGGACCGCGCGATCAACTCCCGTGAATTGATCGCGACTCTCGACGAGATCTTCGCGACCAAGACGTTGGCCGAGTGGGCTTCAGTGTTCGACAACGAACCTGACCTGTTCTGGTCGCCGGTGAACTCGATGGAGGACGTGCTCGGTGACGAGCAGTTCCATGCCGCGGGCGGTCTGGTCGACGTCCCCGACGGCGGCCCGATGATCGCCACCCCGGCCGATTTCCACGGCACCCCGTGGGCACCGCGGTCGGCCGCCCCACAGCTCGGCGAGCACACCGACGAGATTCTGGCGGAGTTACAACAAGGCTGA
- a CDS encoding phosphotransferase family protein — MTRTENPVDLDTTTLGRWLDTQDAPGQGEEPVAEVLKGGSQNVLYRITRGGEGMVLRMPGPRADERRLGELLREIRLERALKGTDVPHAELVAADETGEVLGKPFYLMKEVDGWSPMEGGWESPFDTDLEARRDLAFQLIEGAAKLGRVDWKAQGLEGFGKPDGFHDRQVDRWLSFLASFKVRELPGLDIASEWLRNNRPAHYTPGIMHGDYQFANVMYAHGAPGRLAAIVDWEMTTIGDPLLDVAWALLGYDGEHPKETGFYLPIDGMPTRSELLAHYEKVSGLSTENIHYYLVLANWKLGIVLEKTYAAAVNGGKADPKVVEAFGAMVPGLIETAAQLAQSGEAA; from the coding sequence ATGACGAGAACGGAAAACCCCGTAGACCTGGACACCACGACACTCGGCCGATGGCTCGATACCCAGGACGCCCCCGGCCAGGGCGAGGAACCCGTTGCCGAGGTCCTCAAGGGCGGATCGCAGAACGTGCTCTACCGGATCACGCGCGGTGGCGAGGGCATGGTGCTGCGGATGCCGGGCCCCCGCGCCGACGAGCGGCGGCTCGGTGAGCTGCTGCGTGAGATCCGGCTGGAACGAGCGCTCAAGGGCACCGACGTGCCGCACGCCGAGCTGGTCGCCGCCGACGAGACCGGCGAGGTCCTGGGCAAGCCGTTCTATCTGATGAAGGAGGTCGACGGCTGGAGCCCGATGGAGGGCGGCTGGGAAAGCCCGTTCGACACCGACCTCGAGGCCCGGCGTGACCTGGCCTTCCAGCTGATCGAGGGGGCGGCGAAGCTGGGCCGGGTGGACTGGAAGGCCCAGGGGCTGGAGGGGTTCGGTAAACCCGACGGCTTCCACGACCGGCAGGTGGATCGCTGGCTGTCGTTCTTGGCGTCGTTCAAGGTGCGCGAACTGCCCGGTCTGGACATCGCGTCGGAGTGGTTGCGTAACAACCGGCCCGCGCATTACACGCCGGGAATCATGCACGGCGACTACCAGTTCGCGAACGTGATGTACGCCCACGGTGCTCCCGGCCGACTGGCTGCGATCGTCGACTGGGAGATGACCACGATCGGCGATCCGCTGCTCGACGTCGCATGGGCACTGCTGGGTTACGACGGGGAGCACCCGAAGGAGACCGGTTTCTATCTCCCGATCGACGGCATGCCCACCCGCAGTGAGCTTCTGGCCCATTACGAAAAGGTCAGCGGGTTGTCGACCGAGAACATCCACTACTACCTGGTGCTGGCCAACTGGAAGCTCGGCATCGTGCTGGAGAAGACGTACGCGGCAGCCGTCAACGGCGGCAAGGCCGACCCCAAGGTGGTCGAGGCGTTCGGGGCAATGGTGCCCGGCCTGATCGAGACCGCCGCCCAGTTGGCACAGTCCGGAGAGGCGGCCTGA
- a CDS encoding SDR family NAD(P)-dependent oxidoreductase yields the protein MGYADTLFDLTGRVVLITGGSRGLGREMAMAAARCGADVVIASRKFESCVATAKEIESETGCTAMPYGVHVGRWDELDGLVQAVYDRFGKLDVLVNNAGMSPTYDKLSNVSEKLFDAVMNLNLKGPFRLSAFVGERMVADGGGVIINVSTHGSLRPHPSFIPYAASKAGLNAMTEGLAAAFGPTVRVNTLMPGPFLTDISKAWDFGDGNPFSRHALQRAGEPAEIIGAALFLMSDASSFTTGSILRADGGIP from the coding sequence ATGGGATACGCAGACACGCTCTTCGACCTGACCGGCCGGGTGGTGCTGATCACCGGCGGCAGCCGCGGCCTGGGCCGCGAGATGGCGATGGCGGCCGCCCGCTGCGGAGCCGACGTGGTCATCGCCAGCCGCAAGTTCGAATCCTGTGTCGCCACCGCCAAGGAGATCGAGAGCGAAACCGGCTGCACCGCAATGCCCTACGGCGTACACGTCGGACGCTGGGATGAGCTCGACGGGTTGGTACAGGCCGTCTACGACCGGTTCGGCAAGCTCGACGTGCTGGTGAACAACGCAGGCATGTCGCCGACCTACGACAAGCTCAGCAATGTCAGCGAAAAGCTGTTCGACGCGGTGATGAACCTGAATCTGAAAGGACCCTTCCGCCTTTCGGCGTTCGTGGGTGAACGCATGGTTGCCGACGGCGGCGGGGTGATCATCAATGTCAGCACCCACGGTTCGCTGCGCCCGCATCCGTCGTTCATCCCGTACGCCGCCTCCAAGGCCGGGCTGAACGCGATGACCGAGGGGCTGGCCGCGGCATTCGGGCCGACGGTGCGGGTCAACACGTTGATGCCCGGACCGTTCCTCACCGATATCAGCAAGGCGTGGGATTTCGGCGATGGAAATCCGTTCAGCCGCCATGCTCTGCAGCGCGCCGGCGAGCCCGCCGAAATCATCGGCGCCGCACTGTTCTTGATGTCCGACGCGTCCAGCTTCACCACCGGCTCGATCCTTCGGGCCGACGGCGGCATTCCCTGA
- a CDS encoding acyl-CoA dehydrogenase family protein gives MAWDFSTEPEFEEKLEWIRNFVREEIEPLEVIFPSCEFLPLNDERRRIVDPLKQKVRDQGLWAPHLGPELGGQGFGAVKLTLINEILGRATWSSIIFGTQAPDTGNAEILARFGTEEQKKQYLTGLLSGEIFSTFSMTEPQGGSDPRVFTTRAVRDGDDWVINGRKYWSSNASVASFFIVVAITDPDVPVHKGASTFLVPANTPGVIIEATHHLVGSYSHDPGHSLVHYDNVRVPASAMLGEEGQGFGVAQSRLAGGRLHHAMRSIGVAQRAIDAMARRAKSRFTQGSLLADKQLIQEMVADSFVELTQFRLMVLHAAWLVDTGGERAAREAIAACKIATANVLKSIGMRAIQVHGGLGLTDQMPLTSVLMGGITLGLADGPTEAHKVNLARQILKGYEPDDPVWPSEFLPNRIERAREKYGHLIDRIPALPVSS, from the coding sequence ATGGCATGGGACTTTTCCACCGAGCCGGAATTCGAGGAGAAGCTCGAGTGGATCCGGAACTTCGTGCGCGAGGAGATCGAGCCGCTCGAAGTGATCTTCCCCAGCTGCGAGTTCCTGCCGCTCAACGATGAGCGTCGCAGGATCGTCGACCCGCTCAAGCAGAAAGTACGCGACCAGGGCCTGTGGGCACCGCACCTCGGACCCGAGCTGGGCGGTCAGGGCTTCGGGGCGGTCAAACTCACGCTGATCAACGAAATCCTCGGTCGCGCAACGTGGTCGTCGATCATCTTCGGCACACAAGCACCCGATACCGGTAACGCCGAAATCCTCGCCCGCTTCGGCACCGAGGAGCAGAAGAAGCAGTACCTGACCGGGCTGCTGTCCGGAGAGATCTTCTCCACCTTCTCGATGACCGAGCCGCAGGGTGGGTCCGATCCGCGGGTGTTCACCACCCGCGCGGTGCGCGACGGTGACGACTGGGTCATCAACGGCCGCAAGTATTGGTCGTCGAATGCGTCGGTGGCATCGTTTTTCATCGTCGTCGCGATCACCGATCCGGACGTGCCCGTGCACAAGGGGGCGTCGACGTTCCTGGTGCCGGCGAACACCCCCGGGGTCATCATCGAGGCGACGCACCATCTGGTCGGCTCGTACTCTCACGATCCCGGGCACTCGCTGGTGCACTACGACAATGTCCGGGTGCCGGCGTCGGCGATGCTGGGCGAGGAGGGTCAGGGCTTCGGAGTTGCGCAGTCGCGGCTGGCCGGCGGCCGGCTGCACCACGCCATGCGCTCCATCGGGGTGGCTCAGCGCGCGATCGACGCCATGGCCCGCCGCGCGAAAAGTCGGTTCACCCAGGGAAGTCTGCTGGCCGACAAGCAGCTGATCCAGGAGATGGTCGCCGACTCATTCGTGGAGCTGACCCAATTCCGGTTGATGGTGTTGCATGCCGCGTGGCTGGTAGACACCGGCGGTGAACGGGCCGCGCGCGAGGCGATCGCGGCCTGCAAGATCGCGACCGCGAACGTGCTGAAGTCCATCGGAATGCGGGCGATCCAGGTCCACGGCGGCCTCGGCCTGACCGACCAGATGCCGCTGACCAGTGTGCTGATGGGCGGGATCACGCTGGGCCTGGCCGACGGGCCGACCGAGGCACACAAGGTCAACCTGGCCCGGCAGATCCTCAAGGGGTACGAGCCGGACGATCCGGTCTGGCCCAGCGAATTCCTGCCCAACCGGATCGAGCGGGCCCGGGAGAAATACGGCCACCTGATCGATCGCATTCCCGCGCTTCCTGTTTCGTCGTGA
- a CDS encoding TetR/AcrR family transcriptional regulator, with protein sequence MTSRAAAAVVRALDDRQREATEEVERILAAAVREMQRVSPDAPRVSDIVAAAGVSNKAFYRYFAGKDDLMLAVMERGVGLVVSYLEHQMAKESTPVGKITRWISGALAQVADPELIGMSRALVGQMSDSDKRRMGEEETMAAMRELLVEPIRELGSTDPRRDADAVFVCTVGTMRRYVDSTDQPGRKDISHLVGFCLRGLGVSEGTS encoded by the coding sequence GTGACCAGCAGAGCCGCGGCCGCGGTGGTGCGCGCCCTCGACGACCGACAGCGGGAGGCCACCGAGGAGGTGGAGCGCATCCTGGCCGCCGCCGTGCGGGAGATGCAGCGGGTCTCCCCCGACGCGCCGCGAGTCAGCGACATCGTCGCCGCGGCCGGGGTGTCCAACAAGGCGTTCTACCGGTACTTCGCCGGTAAGGACGATCTGATGCTGGCCGTCATGGAACGCGGTGTAGGACTGGTGGTCTCGTATCTCGAACATCAGATGGCCAAGGAGAGCACGCCGGTCGGCAAGATCACCCGGTGGATCAGCGGGGCATTGGCCCAGGTTGCCGACCCCGAGCTGATCGGCATGAGCCGCGCCCTCGTCGGGCAGATGTCGGACTCCGACAAGCGTCGGATGGGCGAGGAGGAGACCATGGCCGCGATGCGTGAGCTGCTGGTCGAGCCGATCCGCGAATTGGGCAGTACCGATCCCCGGCGTGATGCCGACGCGGTGTTCGTGTGTACCGTCGGCACGATGCGTCGCTATGTGGACTCCACCGACCAGCCGGGTCGCAAGGACATCAGCCACCTCGTCGGGTTTTGCCTGCGCGGTCTTGGCGTATCGGAAGGGACGAGCTGA